The Gadus macrocephalus chromosome 20, ASM3116895v1 genome includes a region encoding these proteins:
- the LOC132449198 gene encoding zinc finger protein 862-like, with translation MEAAINIGVTELKDRFGGLLNDEAEVKTQVQAFKVFNHDTWPDDLGSLLTFGDGDVADLVRHFREPLERSGCDLAAVQDEWQGLKILVSQSFKDKSYSGLWETMLTKEPYREDYKNILELVQLMLALPISAAQCERGFSAQNRIKSSKRSSLAVSTTEDLMRITLEGPSLEDYDPSPAVDRWMNSAKRARRPDYKKLWDRDILCV, from the exons ATGGAGGCGGCCATCAACATTGGTGTGACTGAGCTAAAAGACAGGTTTGGTGGGCTCCTGAATGATGAGGCTGAAGTCAAGACCCAGGTTCAGGCCTTCAAAGTCTTCAACCATGACACATGGCCAGATGACCTGGGCAGCCTTCTGACctttggtgatggtgatgtggcAGACCTGGTGAGGCATTTCAGAGAGCCTCTTGAGAG ATCAGGGTGTGACCTGGCGGCTGTTCAGGACGAGTGGCAGGGACTGAAGATTTTGGTCAGTCAAAGCTTCAAGGACAAGTCCTACAGTGGCCTGTGGGAGACAATGCTCACCAAGGAGCCATACAGGGAGGATTACAAG AACATACTGGAGTTGGTGCAGCTGATGTTAGCACTGCCCATTTCAGCTGCTCAGTGCGAGAGGGGCTTCTCTGCACAAAACCGTATAAAGAGCTCCAAAAGAAGCAGCCTTGCAGTCTCCACCACCGAAGACCTCATGAGGATCACCCTGGAGGGGCCAAGTCTTGAGGACTATGATCCAAGTCCTGCTGTGGACCGCTGGATGAACTCAGCCAAGCGTGCCAGGCGACCTGACTACAAAAAATTGTGGGACAGAGATATTCTCTGCGTTTAA
- the LOC132448863 gene encoding CD209 antigen-like protein D has protein sequence MPLDREETGKRRFAGRAKKKTESRRRGSRQRVTMVTISEPDPGLSQEPEDTSLDREETRKRRFALWFHITIIVSIGLLSILLISLRFNSPSPWKEGREHLLDELDELTLQGWMLHDKSLYRVSTTKKGWRASREDCQKRKADLVVINSREELAFVSRLMDTSWIGLSDREKEGTHKWVDGTPMTSSWRHVKPRDDGGARDCVVAGEDGWSEEPCNRLHHWICEKVLDLDHLEAERNKEGSVMPTEEEAPASQSSTPLPTCCPWAKRPAIPAIPLYLMMRMKS, from the exons ATGCCTTTGGACCGGGAGGAGACCGGGAAGAGAAGATTTG CTGGTAGAGCAAAGAAGAAGACTGAGTCCAGACGCCGTGGAAGCCGTCAGAGAGTAACAATGGTCACCATCTCTGAACCGGACCCTGGACTCTCTCAGGAACCTGAGGACACGTCTTTGGACCGGGAGGAGACCAGGAAGAGAAGATTTG CTCTATGGTTTCACATCACTATCATTGTGAGCATCGGACTGCTGAGTATTCTCCTCATCTCCCTGCGCTTCA ACTCACCGTCACCctggaaagaggggagagagcactTACTGGATGAACTCG ATGAATTGACACTTCAGGGCTGGATGCTTCACGACAAGAGTCTCTACCGTGTTTCTACTACTAAGAAGGGCTGGAGGGCCAGTAGAGAAGACTGTCAGAAGAGAAAGGCAGACCTGGTGGTCATCAACAGCAGAGaagaactg GCGTTTGTCAGCAGATTGATGGATACTTCCTGGATTGGACTGAGTGatcgagagaaagaggggaccCACAAGTGGGTGGATGGTACCCCCATGACCTCAAG TTGGAGACACGTTAAACCACGCGATGACGGCGGAGCAAGAGACTGCGTCGTAGCAGGGGAGGACGGCTGGTCTGAAGAACCGTGTAACAGACTGCACCACTGGATCTGTGAGAAGGTCCTAGACCTGGATCATCTGGAGGCTGAGCGGAACAAAGAGG GTTCAGTGAtgcccacggaggaggaggccccaGCATCACAGAGTTCCACTCCTCTACCCACGTGTTGCCCGTGGGCCAAACGGCCCGCTATACCTGCTATACCGCTATacctgatgatgaggatgaagagc